Proteins from one Burkholderia oklahomensis C6786 genomic window:
- the alr gene encoding alanine racemase, with product MPRPISATIHTAALANNLTVVRRHAAHSKVWAIVKANAYGHGLARVFPGLRGTDGFGLLDLDEAVKLRELGWAGPILLLEGFFRSTDIDVIDRYSLTTAVHNDEQMRMLETARLSKPVNVQLKMNSGMNRLGYTPEKFRAAWERARACPGIGQITLMTHFSDADSERGVADQIATFERGAEGIAGARSLANSAAVLWHPSTHFDWVRPGIMLYGASPSGRSADIADKGLKPTMTLASELIAVQTLAKGQTVGYGSMFAAQDTMRIGVVACGYADGYPRIAPEGTPVVVDGVRTRIVGRVSMDMITVDLTPVPQAGVGSRVELWGETLPIDDVAAQCGTVGYELMCAVAPRVPVRAE from the coding sequence ATGCCGCGCCCGATTTCCGCCACGATCCACACCGCAGCCCTCGCGAACAATCTTACCGTCGTGCGCCGCCACGCCGCCCACTCGAAGGTCTGGGCGATCGTCAAGGCGAACGCCTACGGGCACGGCCTCGCACGGGTCTTTCCCGGGCTGCGCGGCACCGACGGCTTTGGCCTTCTCGACCTCGACGAGGCCGTGAAGCTGCGCGAGCTCGGCTGGGCGGGTCCGATCCTGCTGCTCGAAGGCTTCTTCCGCTCGACCGACATCGACGTGATCGACCGCTACAGCCTGACGACCGCGGTGCACAACGACGAGCAGATGCGGATGCTCGAAACCGCGCGGCTGTCGAAGCCCGTCAACGTCCAGCTCAAGATGAACAGCGGGATGAACCGGCTCGGCTACACGCCGGAGAAGTTCCGCGCCGCGTGGGAGCGGGCGCGCGCATGCCCCGGCATCGGCCAGATCACGTTGATGACCCATTTTTCGGACGCCGACAGCGAACGCGGCGTCGCCGACCAGATTGCCACGTTCGAGCGCGGCGCGGAAGGGATCGCCGGCGCGCGCAGCCTCGCGAACTCGGCCGCCGTGCTCTGGCACCCGTCGACGCACTTCGACTGGGTGCGGCCCGGCATCATGCTGTACGGCGCGTCGCCGTCCGGGCGCTCGGCGGACATCGCCGACAAGGGGCTGAAGCCGACGATGACGCTCGCGTCCGAGCTGATCGCCGTGCAGACGCTCGCGAAAGGGCAGACGGTCGGCTATGGCTCCATGTTCGCCGCGCAGGACACGATGCGCATCGGCGTCGTCGCGTGCGGCTACGCGGACGGCTATCCGCGAATCGCGCCCGAGGGCACGCCCGTCGTCGTCGACGGCGTGCGCACGCGGATCGTCGGCCGCGTGTCGATGGACATGATCACCGTCGACCTCACGCCCGTGCCGCAGGCGGGCGTCGGCTCGCGCGTCGAACTGTGGGGCGAGACGCTCCCCATCGACGACGTCGCCGCGCAATGCGGGACGGTCGGCTACGAGCTGATGTGCGCGGTCGCGCCGCGCGTGCCGGTGCGTGCTGAATAA
- the radA gene encoding DNA repair protein RadA, which translates to MAKQKTVFVCTECGGQTPKWQGQCPSCQAWNTLVESVESSPSAHRFKSLAKQAPVQRLADIEAADVPRFSTGIGEFDRVLGGGLVAGGVVLIGGDPGIGKSTLLLQSLAQIASERPALYISGEESGAQIALRAQRLALLDGSGASAADLKLLAEIQLEKIQATIDAERPDVAVIDSIQTIYSEALTSAPGSVAQVRECAAQLTRIAKQSGTAIIMVGHVTKEGNLAGPRVLEHIVDTVLYFEGDTHSSFRLVRAFKNRFGAVNELGVFAMTERGLRGVANPSALFLSQHTEVVPGSCVLVTQEGTRPLLVEVQALVDTANVPNPRRLAVGLEQNRLAMLLAVLHRHAGIACFDQDVFLNAVGGVKITEPAADLAVLLAIHSSMRNKPLPKGLIVFGEVGLAGEIRPSPRGQERLREAAKLGFTTALIPKANAPKQPIDGLRVHAVERIEQAIDQIRVLE; encoded by the coding sequence GTGGCGAAGCAAAAGACGGTATTCGTCTGCACCGAATGCGGCGGGCAGACGCCGAAGTGGCAGGGGCAATGCCCGTCGTGCCAGGCATGGAACACCCTCGTCGAGTCGGTCGAGAGCTCGCCGTCCGCGCACCGCTTCAAGTCGCTCGCGAAGCAGGCGCCGGTGCAGCGGCTCGCGGACATCGAGGCGGCCGACGTGCCGCGCTTTTCGACCGGGATCGGCGAATTCGACCGGGTGCTGGGCGGCGGGCTCGTCGCGGGCGGCGTCGTGCTGATCGGCGGCGATCCGGGGATCGGCAAGTCGACGCTGCTGTTGCAGTCGCTCGCGCAGATCGCGAGCGAGCGGCCGGCGCTCTATATCAGCGGCGAGGAATCGGGCGCGCAGATCGCACTGCGTGCGCAGCGGCTCGCGCTCCTCGACGGCAGCGGCGCGAGCGCGGCCGATCTGAAGCTCCTTGCCGAAATCCAGCTCGAGAAGATCCAGGCGACGATCGACGCCGAGCGGCCCGACGTCGCGGTCATCGACTCGATCCAGACGATTTATTCGGAAGCGCTGACGTCGGCGCCCGGCTCGGTCGCGCAGGTGCGCGAATGCGCGGCGCAATTGACGCGTATCGCGAAACAATCGGGCACCGCGATCATCATGGTCGGGCACGTGACGAAGGAGGGCAACCTTGCGGGCCCGCGCGTGCTCGAGCACATCGTCGATACCGTGCTGTATTTCGAAGGCGACACGCATTCGTCGTTTCGCCTTGTGCGCGCGTTCAAGAACCGCTTCGGCGCGGTCAACGAGCTTGGCGTGTTCGCGATGACGGAGCGCGGCCTGCGCGGCGTCGCGAATCCGTCCGCGCTGTTTCTGTCGCAGCACACGGAGGTCGTGCCGGGTTCGTGCGTGCTCGTCACGCAGGAAGGCACGCGGCCGCTCCTCGTCGAGGTGCAGGCGCTCGTCGACACCGCGAACGTGCCGAATCCGCGCCGGCTCGCGGTCGGCCTCGAGCAGAACCGGCTCGCGATGCTGCTCGCCGTGCTGCACCGGCACGCGGGGATCGCGTGCTTCGATCAGGACGTGTTCCTGAACGCGGTCGGCGGCGTCAAGATTACCGAGCCGGCCGCCGACCTCGCGGTGCTGCTCGCGATTCATTCGTCGATGCGTAACAAACCGTTGCCAAAGGGTCTGATCGTATTCGGCGAAGTCGGGCTCGCGGGCGAGATCCGGCCGTCGCCGCGCGGGCAGGAACGCCTGCGCGAAGCGGCGAAGCTCGGCTTCACGACCGCGCTGATTCCGAAGGCGAATGCGCCGAAACAGCCGATCGACGGGCTTCGCGTGCATGCGGTCGAGCGGATCGAGCAGGCGATCGACCAGATTCGCGTGCTCGAATGA
- a CDS encoding DUF2866 domain-containing protein: protein MKRSHHSGAQKRTYNVRGCRVSEPIGAPWGGGCRIVEWVSGDGRIARRVAAVNVTEAEVYAMIRRPLEGRRYLMVDDEQMPRDTLPRR, encoded by the coding sequence TTGAAACGATCTCATCATTCAGGTGCGCAAAAGCGCACGTACAACGTGCGGGGTTGCCGCGTGTCCGAGCCGATCGGCGCGCCGTGGGGCGGCGGTTGCCGGATCGTCGAATGGGTCAGCGGAGACGGGCGGATCGCCCGCCGCGTCGCCGCCGTCAACGTGACCGAGGCGGAAGTCTATGCGATGATCCGCCGGCCGCTCGAAGGCCGTCGCTATCTGATGGTCGACGACGAGCAGATGCCGCGCGACACGCTGCCGCGGCGCTGA
- a CDS encoding ATP-binding cassette domain-containing protein, which produces MIRFNQFSLARGTKPLFDATSFTLNPGEKAGLVGANGAGKSTLFAVLRGELHADAGDFAMPPSWRIAHVSQETPAVDRSALDYTLDGDAALRAIEARIAQASAAHDGAAEAEAHAAFADADGYTAPARAEALLLGLGFTLAQTRESVSSFSGGWRMRLNLAQALMCRSDLLLLDEPTNHLDLDAIVWLEDWLHRYPGTLVVISHDREFLDAVCSVTLHLENRQVKRYGGNYSQFEVLRAQQLELQQSAYEKQRKTIEHLQSFIDRFKAKATKAKQAQSRMKALEKMELIAPAHVASPFTFEFRTPDSAPNPMLVMEDVRCGYLADDGGEIPIVERVALSIQNGQRIGLLGANGQGKSTLIKTLASTLAPLAGDVRTGKGLTIGYFAQHQLETLRPDDSALAHLARLAPDTREQELRDFLGGFNFSGDMATAPIAPFSGGEKARLALALIIWQKPNLLLLDEPTNHLDLETRHALTMALAQFEGTLILVSHDRHLLRATTDQFMLVAKHRLQPFDGDLDDYRDWLLQHAAEQRAAAKGDAGSASDVNGATAVNRKDQKRQEAEARQRLSQLKKPLQTRIAKIEKEMERLHAEKAELDAFVADPATYAAEQKAHLTDAIRKLGDVNGRIEALEADWLGAQDELEKIG; this is translated from the coding sequence GTGATCCGTTTCAATCAGTTCAGCCTCGCCCGCGGCACGAAGCCGCTCTTCGACGCGACCTCGTTCACGCTGAATCCCGGCGAGAAAGCGGGCCTCGTCGGCGCGAACGGCGCCGGCAAATCGACGCTCTTCGCGGTGCTGCGCGGCGAACTGCACGCGGACGCGGGCGACTTCGCGATGCCGCCGTCGTGGCGCATCGCGCACGTGTCGCAGGAGACGCCCGCCGTCGATCGCAGCGCGCTCGACTACACGCTCGACGGCGACGCCGCGCTGCGCGCGATCGAGGCGCGCATCGCGCAAGCGTCCGCCGCGCACGACGGCGCAGCCGAAGCCGAAGCGCATGCGGCGTTCGCCGACGCCGACGGCTACACCGCGCCCGCGCGCGCCGAAGCGCTGCTGCTCGGGCTCGGCTTCACGCTCGCGCAGACGCGCGAAAGCGTCTCGAGCTTCTCGGGCGGCTGGCGGATGCGCCTCAATCTTGCGCAGGCGCTGATGTGCCGCTCCGACCTGCTGCTCCTCGACGAACCGACGAACCACCTGGATCTCGACGCGATCGTCTGGCTCGAAGACTGGCTGCATCGCTATCCGGGCACGCTCGTCGTCATTTCGCACGATCGCGAATTCCTCGACGCCGTCTGCAGCGTGACGCTGCACCTGGAAAACCGCCAGGTGAAGCGCTATGGCGGCAACTACTCGCAATTCGAAGTGCTGCGCGCGCAGCAGCTCGAGCTGCAGCAAAGCGCTTACGAGAAGCAACGGAAGACGATCGAACATCTGCAGAGCTTCATCGACCGCTTCAAGGCGAAGGCGACGAAGGCAAAGCAGGCGCAAAGCCGGATGAAGGCGCTCGAGAAGATGGAGTTGATCGCGCCCGCGCACGTCGCGTCGCCGTTCACGTTCGAGTTCCGCACGCCCGACTCCGCGCCGAACCCGATGCTCGTGATGGAGGACGTGCGCTGCGGCTATCTTGCTGACGACGGCGGCGAGATTCCGATCGTCGAGCGCGTCGCGCTGTCGATCCAGAACGGCCAGCGGATCGGCCTCCTAGGCGCGAACGGCCAAGGCAAGTCGACGCTCATCAAGACGCTCGCGAGCACGCTCGCGCCGCTCGCGGGCGACGTGCGCACCGGAAAGGGCCTGACGATCGGCTATTTCGCGCAGCATCAGCTCGAGACGCTGCGCCCCGACGATTCGGCGCTCGCGCACCTCGCGCGCCTCGCGCCCGACACGCGCGAGCAGGAGCTGCGCGATTTCCTCGGCGGCTTCAACTTCTCGGGCGACATGGCGACCGCGCCGATCGCGCCGTTCTCGGGTGGCGAAAAGGCGCGACTCGCACTCGCGCTCATCATCTGGCAGAAGCCGAATCTGCTGCTCCTCGACGAACCGACCAACCACCTCGATCTCGAGACGCGCCACGCGCTCACGATGGCGCTCGCGCAATTCGAAGGCACGCTGATCCTCGTGTCGCACGACCGCCACTTGCTGCGCGCGACGACCGACCAGTTCATGCTCGTCGCGAAGCACCGGCTGCAGCCGTTCGACGGCGATCTCGACGACTACCGCGACTGGCTGCTGCAGCACGCGGCCGAGCAGCGCGCGGCGGCGAAGGGCGATGCGGGCTCGGCGAGCGACGTCAACGGCGCGACCGCGGTCAACCGCAAGGATCAGAAGCGCCAGGAAGCGGAAGCGCGCCAACGGCTGTCGCAACTGAAGAAGCCGCTGCAGACGCGCATCGCGAAGATCGAGAAGGAAATGGAGCGGCTCCACGCCGAAAAGGCGGAGCTCGATGCGTTCGTCGCCGATCCGGCGACCTACGCGGCGGAACAGAAGGCGCACCTCACCGATGCGATCCGCAAGCTGGGCGACGTCAACGGCCGCATCGAAGCGCTCGAAGCCGACTGGCTCGGCGCGCAGGATGAACTGGAGAAAATCGGGTAA
- a CDS encoding glutathione peroxidase, with the protein MSELYSFSAQALTGGEVPLEQYRGKVLLIVNTASECGFTPQYGGLQQLYDRFRERGLVVLGFPCNQFGKQEPGDASQIGAFCEKNFGVTFPMFAKIDVNGANAHPLYRYLTEEAPGILGLKAIKWNFTKFLVSREGEIVKRYAPSTKPDDIAEDVEKLL; encoded by the coding sequence ATGTCGGAACTTTATTCATTCAGCGCGCAGGCGCTCACGGGCGGCGAGGTGCCGCTCGAGCAGTACAGGGGCAAGGTGCTCCTCATCGTCAACACCGCGAGCGAGTGCGGGTTCACGCCGCAATACGGGGGGCTGCAGCAGCTGTACGACCGCTTTCGCGAACGCGGGCTCGTCGTGCTCGGCTTTCCGTGCAACCAGTTCGGCAAGCAGGAGCCGGGCGACGCGTCGCAGATCGGCGCGTTCTGCGAGAAGAACTTCGGCGTCACGTTTCCGATGTTCGCGAAGATCGACGTGAACGGCGCGAATGCGCATCCGCTGTACCGCTATCTGACCGAGGAGGCGCCCGGCATTCTCGGCCTCAAGGCGATCAAGTGGAATTTCACGAAATTTCTCGTGAGCCGGGAGGGCGAGATCGTCAAGCGCTACGCGCCGTCGACGAAGCCCGACGATATCGCCGAGGACGTCGAGAAGCTGCTCTGA
- a CDS encoding YciI family protein, protein MFYQMAPDGLGKAATLRAAHVARLREFHARGVLLMAGPFADPAQGALGIFASREAAEEFASGDPFVTGGVVSNWTLQEWQEVLT, encoded by the coding sequence ATGTTCTATCAGATGGCGCCGGACGGCCTCGGGAAGGCCGCCACGCTCCGCGCCGCGCACGTCGCGCGGCTGCGCGAATTCCATGCGCGCGGCGTGTTGCTGATGGCAGGTCCGTTCGCCGATCCTGCGCAAGGCGCGCTCGGCATCTTCGCGAGCCGTGAAGCGGCGGAAGAATTCGCGAGCGGCGATCCATTCGTGACGGGCGGCGTCGTGAGCAATTGGACGCTTCAGGAATGGCAGGAAGTGCTGACGTAG
- the cls gene encoding cardiolipin synthase encodes MTLDWLHLGTFIGLAHVLGVIAACHAILNTRTSQGAIAWAVSLTAMPYLTLIPYLFLGRSKFSGYVDARRHETEALRTRAHPAPWDAEGSTLGAPKEALGLARVRALTRLVGMPFVAGNAVRTLVNGDATFSAILAAIDAARSYVIVQFFIVRDDALGAMLRDALIARAQAGVRCYLLYDSIGSFDLPSSYVHALREGGVEVHPFATNKQFVNRFQLNFRNHRKIVVVDGERAFVGGHNVGVEYLGGNPRLSPWRDTHIEVRGPAVANIQYVFAEDWHWATQSLPPQAPPPAPAPDADMHCLVVPMGPADKQETGSLFFAEAINAARERVWITTPYLVPDEAVISALKLAVMRGVDVRVLIPSRRDHYVVFEASKLYARDLVDAGVRIFRYRPGFLHQKVVLIDRAAAAVGSANLDNRSFRLNFEIMVLTVDEGFATEVEAMLERDFNDAFEVDLSEYRRSPAWRRVAMHIARLFAPIL; translated from the coding sequence ATGACCCTCGATTGGCTCCATCTCGGCACCTTCATCGGCCTCGCGCACGTGCTCGGCGTGATCGCGGCCTGCCATGCGATCCTGAACACGCGCACGTCGCAAGGCGCGATCGCATGGGCGGTGTCGTTGACGGCGATGCCGTACCTGACGCTGATCCCGTATCTGTTCCTCGGCCGCAGCAAGTTCTCCGGCTACGTCGACGCGCGCCGCCACGAGACCGAGGCGCTGCGCACCCGCGCGCATCCGGCGCCGTGGGATGCAGAGGGCTCGACGCTCGGCGCGCCGAAGGAAGCGCTCGGCCTCGCGCGCGTGCGCGCGCTCACGCGCCTCGTCGGGATGCCGTTCGTCGCCGGCAACGCGGTGCGCACGCTCGTCAACGGCGACGCGACGTTCTCCGCGATCCTCGCGGCGATCGACGCCGCGCGCAGCTACGTGATCGTCCAGTTCTTCATCGTCCGCGACGATGCGCTCGGCGCGATGCTGCGCGATGCGCTGATCGCGCGCGCGCAAGCGGGCGTGCGCTGCTATCTGCTGTACGACAGCATCGGCAGCTTCGATCTGCCGTCGAGCTACGTGCACGCGCTGCGCGAAGGCGGCGTCGAAGTGCATCCGTTCGCGACCAACAAGCAGTTCGTCAACCGCTTCCAGCTCAACTTCCGCAACCACCGCAAGATCGTCGTCGTCGACGGCGAGCGCGCGTTCGTCGGCGGACACAATGTCGGCGTCGAATATCTCGGCGGCAATCCGCGGCTGTCGCCGTGGCGCGACACGCACATCGAGGTGCGCGGTCCTGCCGTCGCGAACATCCAGTACGTGTTCGCCGAGGACTGGCACTGGGCGACGCAGTCGCTGCCGCCGCAGGCGCCGCCGCCCGCGCCCGCTCCCGACGCCGACATGCACTGCCTCGTCGTGCCGATGGGTCCCGCCGACAAGCAGGAGACGGGTTCGCTCTTCTTCGCGGAGGCGATCAACGCGGCGCGCGAGCGCGTGTGGATCACGACGCCCTACCTCGTGCCCGACGAGGCGGTGATCTCCGCGCTGAAGCTCGCGGTGATGCGCGGCGTCGACGTGCGGGTGCTGATTCCGAGCCGGCGCGATCACTACGTCGTGTTCGAAGCGTCGAAGCTCTATGCGCGCGATCTCGTCGACGCGGGCGTGCGGATCTTCCGCTACCGGCCCGGGTTCCTGCATCAGAAGGTCGTGCTGATCGACCGCGCGGCGGCCGCCGTCGGCAGCGCGAACCTCGACAACCGCTCGTTCCGGCTGAATTTCGAGATCATGGTGCTGACGGTCGACGAAGGCTTCGCGACCGAAGTCGAAGCGATGCTCGAACGCGATTTCAACGATGCGTTCGAAGTGGATCTGAGCGAGTACCGACGCTCGCCCGCGTGGCGGCGCGTCGCGATGCATATCGCGCGGCTGTTCGCGCCGATTCTCTGA
- the prmB gene encoding 50S ribosomal protein L3 N(5)-glutamine methyltransferase has protein sequence MTTSPSPFKTVRDLVRYAVSRFSKAKLAFGHGSDNAFDEAVYLVLHTLHLPLDTLEPFLDARLAPDEIDAVLAVIERRATERVPAAYITHEAWMHGHRFYVDERVIVPRSFIGELLDDGLQPFVEDPALVGSVLELCTGSGCLAILAALAFPNASVDAVDLSADALEVAKINRGDYGLDEQIALHHGDLYAPLPPSRSLDPEQRYDVIITNPPYVNADSMAELPAEYRHEPEMALAGGADGMDIVRRIIGEARRWLKDDGVLVVEIGNERANVEAAFGGLDLVWLSTSAGDDGVFLIHASDLPAVAG, from the coding sequence ATGACCACATCCCCCTCCCCGTTCAAGACCGTCCGCGACCTCGTCCGCTACGCGGTGTCGCGCTTCTCGAAGGCGAAGCTCGCGTTCGGCCACGGCTCGGACAACGCGTTCGACGAAGCCGTCTATCTCGTGCTGCACACGCTGCATCTGCCGCTTGACACGCTCGAGCCGTTTCTCGACGCGCGCCTCGCGCCCGACGAGATCGACGCGGTGCTCGCCGTGATCGAGCGACGCGCGACCGAGCGCGTGCCCGCCGCGTACATCACGCACGAAGCGTGGATGCACGGCCATCGCTTCTACGTCGACGAGCGCGTGATCGTGCCGCGCTCGTTCATCGGCGAGCTGCTCGACGACGGCCTGCAGCCGTTTGTCGAAGATCCCGCGCTCGTCGGCTCGGTGCTCGAGCTGTGCACGGGCTCCGGCTGCCTCGCGATCCTCGCGGCGCTCGCGTTTCCGAACGCGAGCGTCGACGCGGTCGACCTGTCGGCCGACGCGCTCGAAGTCGCGAAGATCAATCGCGGCGACTACGGGCTCGACGAGCAGATCGCGCTCCATCACGGCGACCTGTATGCGCCGCTGCCGCCATCCAGGTCGCTCGATCCGGAGCAGCGCTACGACGTGATCATCACGAATCCGCCGTACGTAAACGCGGATTCGATGGCCGAGCTGCCCGCCGAGTACCGGCACGAGCCGGAGATGGCGCTCGCGGGCGGCGCGGACGGGATGGACATCGTGCGCCGCATCATCGGCGAAGCGCGCCGGTGGCTGAAGGACGACGGCGTGCTCGTCGTCGAGATCGGCAACGAGCGTGCGAACGTCGAGGCGGCGTTCGGCGGCCTCGATCTCGTTTGGCTGTCGACGAGCGCGGGCGACGACGGCGTGTTCCTGATCCACGCTAGCGACCTGCCCGCCGTCGCCGGCTGA
- the dapE gene encoding succinyl-diaminopimelate desuccinylase, which yields MSATLALTEQLIARASVTPDDQHCQHLMIERLTALGFECETIASHGVTNFWAVKRGTAGRDGKLLAFAGHTDVVPTGPLEQWSSPPFVPTHRDGKLYGRGAADMKTSLAGFVVAAEEFVAAHPQHRGSIGFLITSDEEGPATDGTVKLVEALGARGERLDYCIVGEPTSTATLGDVVKNGRRGSMSGELVVKGVQGHIAYPHLAKNPIHLLAPALAELAAEQWDEGNEYFPPTTWQVSNLRAGTGATNVIPGHADLLFNFRFSTASTVEGLQARVHAILDKHELDYALNWSVSGLPFLTPRGELSNALDEAIRAETGVSPELSTTGGTSDGRFIARICPQVIEFGPPNGSIHKIDEHIEVRFVDPLKNVYRRVLEQLIA from the coding sequence ATGTCCGCCACCCTAGCCCTTACCGAACAACTGATCGCGCGCGCGTCCGTCACGCCCGACGATCAGCACTGCCAGCACCTGATGATCGAGCGCCTCACCGCGCTCGGCTTCGAATGCGAAACGATCGCGTCGCACGGCGTGACGAACTTCTGGGCCGTCAAGCGCGGCACGGCCGGCCGCGACGGCAAGCTGCTCGCGTTCGCAGGCCACACCGACGTCGTGCCGACCGGCCCGCTCGAGCAGTGGAGCTCCCCGCCCTTCGTGCCGACGCATCGCGACGGCAAGCTGTACGGCCGCGGCGCCGCCGACATGAAGACGTCGCTCGCGGGCTTCGTCGTCGCGGCCGAGGAGTTCGTCGCCGCGCATCCGCAGCACCGCGGCTCGATCGGCTTTCTGATCACGAGCGACGAGGAAGGGCCCGCAACGGACGGCACCGTGAAGCTCGTCGAAGCGCTCGGCGCGCGCGGCGAGCGGCTCGACTACTGCATCGTCGGCGAGCCGACGTCGACGGCGACGCTCGGCGACGTCGTGAAGAACGGCCGGCGCGGCTCGATGTCGGGCGAGCTCGTCGTCAAGGGCGTGCAAGGCCACATCGCCTATCCGCATCTCGCGAAGAACCCGATCCATCTGCTCGCGCCGGCGCTCGCGGAGCTCGCGGCCGAGCAATGGGACGAAGGCAACGAATATTTCCCGCCGACCACCTGGCAGGTATCGAACCTGCGCGCGGGCACCGGCGCGACGAACGTGATCCCGGGCCACGCGGATCTGCTGTTCAATTTCCGCTTCTCGACGGCGAGCACCGTCGAGGGCCTGCAGGCGCGCGTGCACGCGATCCTCGACAAGCACGAGCTCGACTACGCGCTGAACTGGTCGGTGAGCGGCCTGCCGTTCCTCACGCCGCGCGGCGAGCTGTCGAACGCGCTCGATGAGGCGATCCGTGCGGAAACCGGCGTTTCGCCCGAGCTGTCGACGACGGGCGGCACGTCCGACGGCCGCTTCATCGCGCGCATCTGCCCGCAGGTGATCGAATTCGGCCCGCCGAACGGCAGCATCCACAAGATCGACGAGCACATCGAAGTGCGTTTCGTCGATCCGCTGAAGAACGTGTACCGCCGCGTACTCGAACAACTGATCGCCTGA
- a CDS encoding ArsC family reductase — protein MAKPRTVVVYGIPNCDTVKKARVWLDEHGVEFEFHDFKKAGVSAPLVEDWLKDVSLDALLNRRGTTWRGLADDMKAAAETPAGAIALMIHKPSVIKRPVLVVNGRVKSLGFAADQYTALFAA, from the coding sequence ATGGCGAAGCCTCGCACCGTGGTCGTGTACGGCATTCCGAACTGCGACACCGTGAAGAAGGCCCGCGTGTGGCTCGACGAGCACGGTGTCGAGTTCGAATTTCACGATTTCAAGAAAGCCGGCGTCAGCGCGCCGCTGGTCGAGGACTGGCTGAAGGACGTGTCGCTCGACGCGCTCCTGAACCGGCGCGGCACCACGTGGCGCGGCCTGGCCGACGACATGAAGGCGGCCGCCGAAACGCCGGCCGGCGCGATCGCGCTGATGATCCACAAGCCGTCGGTCATCAAGCGTCCGGTGCTGGTCGTCAACGGCCGCGTGAAATCGCTCGGCTTCGCGGCCGACCAGTACACGGCGCTGTTTGCCGCGTAG
- the dapD gene encoding 2,3,4,5-tetrahydropyridine-2,6-dicarboxylate N-succinyltransferase, which translates to MSQQLQQIIDNAWENRAELSPKAASAEIREAVAHAIEQLDRGALRVAEKIDGEWTVHQWLKKAVLLSFRLEDNAPMPAGGYSQFYDKVPSKFANYTAEDFAAGGFRVVPPAIARRGSFIAKNVVLMPSYTNIGAYVDEGTMVDTWATVGSCAQIGKNVHLSGGVGIGGVLEPLQANPVIIEDNCFIGARSEVVEGVIVEENSVISMGVYLGQSTKIYDRETGEVTYGRIPAGSVVVAGNLPSKDGTHSLYCAVIVKKVDAKTRAKVGLNELLRGD; encoded by the coding sequence ATGTCGCAACAACTTCAGCAAATCATCGATAACGCCTGGGAAAACCGCGCCGAGCTGTCGCCGAAGGCCGCGTCCGCGGAGATCCGCGAAGCCGTCGCGCACGCGATCGAGCAGCTCGACCGCGGCGCGCTGCGCGTCGCCGAGAAGATCGACGGCGAATGGACCGTGCACCAGTGGCTGAAGAAGGCCGTGCTGCTGTCGTTCCGCCTGGAAGACAATGCGCCGATGCCGGCGGGCGGCTACTCGCAGTTCTACGACAAGGTGCCGTCGAAGTTCGCGAACTACACGGCCGAAGACTTCGCCGCGGGCGGCTTCCGCGTCGTGCCGCCCGCCATCGCGCGCCGCGGCTCGTTCATCGCGAAGAACGTCGTGCTGATGCCGTCGTACACGAACATCGGCGCGTACGTCGACGAAGGCACGATGGTCGATACCTGGGCGACGGTCGGCTCGTGCGCGCAGATCGGCAAGAACGTGCACCTGTCGGGCGGCGTCGGCATCGGCGGCGTGCTCGAGCCGCTGCAGGCGAACCCCGTCATCATCGAGGACAACTGCTTCATCGGCGCGCGCTCGGAAGTCGTCGAAGGCGTGATCGTCGAGGAGAACTCGGTGATCTCGATGGGCGTGTACCTCGGCCAGAGCACGAAGATCTACGACCGCGAAACGGGCGAAGTGACGTATGGCCGCATTCCGGCCGGCTCGGTCGTCGTCGCGGGCAACCTGCCGTCGAAGGACGGCACGCACAGCCTGTACTGCGCGGTGATCGTGAAGAAGGTCGACGCGAAGACGCGCGCGAAGGTCGGCCTGAACGAACTGCTGCGAGGCGACTGA